One window of the Pseudomonas lurida genome contains the following:
- a CDS encoding PA3496 family putative envelope integrity protein has translation MSTGKEQLEVEDDLVESDDDGIEAPVAEVAKTNLSKRRTIDNLLEERRLQKQLADYDFDL, from the coding sequence ATGAGCACTGGCAAAGAACAACTGGAAGTGGAAGACGACCTCGTTGAGTCGGATGACGATGGGATTGAGGCACCCGTGGCAGAGGTTGCGAAGACCAATTTGAGCAAACGCCGCACTATCGACAATCTTCTGGAAGAACGACGCTTGCAAAAACAACTGGCCGATTACGACTTCGATCTCTGA
- the nth gene encoding endonuclease III — protein MNAAKRLEIFRRLHEDNPEPKTELAYTTPFELLIAVILSAQSTDVGVNKATAKLYPVANTPEAIYALGVEGLSEYIKTIGLYNSKAKNVIETCRLLVELHGSEVPQTREALEALPGVGRKTANVVLNTAFRQLTMAVDTHIFRVSNRTGIARGKNVVEVEKQLMKFVPKPYLLDSHHWLILHGRYVCQARKPRCGSCRIEDLCEYKDKTSDD, from the coding sequence ATGAACGCCGCAAAACGCCTGGAAATTTTCCGCAGGCTTCACGAAGACAATCCGGAACCCAAGACCGAACTGGCCTACACCACGCCGTTCGAGTTGCTGATTGCGGTGATCCTGTCGGCCCAATCCACGGATGTCGGCGTCAACAAGGCTACCGCCAAGCTGTATCCGGTGGCGAACACACCGGAGGCGATCTATGCGCTGGGTGTCGAGGGTTTGTCGGAGTACATCAAGACCATCGGCCTGTACAACAGCAAGGCCAAGAACGTTATCGAGACTTGCCGCCTACTGGTGGAACTGCACGGCAGTGAAGTGCCACAAACCCGCGAAGCCCTGGAAGCCCTACCAGGCGTTGGCCGCAAGACCGCCAACGTGGTGCTCAACACCGCATTCCGTCAACTGACCATGGCCGTCGACACCCACATATTCCGAGTGAGTAATCGCACCGGCATTGCCCGTGGCAAGAACGTGGTGGAGGTAGAAAAGCAGCTGATGAAGTTCGTGCCCAAGCCCTATTTGCTGGATTCCCACCACTGGCTGATTCTGCACGGACGCTACGTTTGCCAGGCCCGCAAGCCACGCTGCGGCAGCTGTCGCATCGAAGACCTGTGCGAATACAAGGACAAAACGTCGGACGATTGA
- the rsxB gene encoding electron transport complex subunit RsxB: MNLIQRIDALLPQTQCGKCGHPGCKPYAEGIARGEAINKCPPGGQETIAGLAQLLSVPVLDLDTRRGEAPAQVAYIREAECIGCTKCIQACPVDAIVGAAKLMHTVIIDECTGCDLCVAPCPVDCIEMRPTTNVLPIVGGLATNDQQRHERSLKRDRARRRFEQRNARLQREEADKLAERLARAKRSTPALPMQNNAAQAARDAAVKKAKITVAMSRAQLHKSLKAFGHPPTFEQQSQLIVLQQQFEAAEQALTALEATAPADVPTQKDPALKRAKIQLAMRRADLKKAQDLQADEQQLAALSAALSSAEQALHDAEADSEQPRPDLQRVEKRPIDAGLRQLKTALAYARAEVSKLQRQTDASTDQLKAAQHKQEEAQRQVDVYTGA, from the coding sequence ATGAATTTGATTCAACGCATCGACGCGCTGCTGCCGCAGACCCAATGCGGCAAGTGCGGGCACCCGGGCTGCAAGCCTTACGCCGAGGGCATCGCACGTGGCGAGGCGATCAACAAGTGCCCGCCCGGAGGGCAGGAAACCATCGCTGGCCTTGCGCAGTTGCTGAGCGTGCCCGTGCTGGACCTGGACACCCGCCGCGGGGAGGCGCCAGCCCAGGTTGCGTATATTCGCGAGGCCGAGTGCATTGGCTGCACCAAGTGCATCCAGGCCTGCCCGGTCGACGCCATTGTCGGCGCCGCCAAGCTGATGCACACCGTCATTATTGATGAGTGCACCGGTTGCGACCTGTGCGTCGCGCCCTGCCCTGTCGATTGCATCGAGATGCGCCCAACGACCAACGTGCTGCCGATCGTGGGCGGCCTGGCGACCAATGATCAACAGCGCCATGAACGCAGCTTGAAACGCGACCGGGCGCGGCGGCGTTTTGAGCAACGCAATGCGCGCCTGCAACGGGAAGAAGCAGACAAACTCGCCGAACGCCTGGCACGGGCCAAGCGCTCGACGCCCGCGTTGCCCATGCAGAACAACGCCGCTCAGGCGGCCCGAGATGCAGCGGTCAAGAAGGCCAAAATCACGGTTGCCATGAGTCGTGCCCAATTGCACAAGTCTCTGAAGGCGTTCGGCCACCCGCCGACCTTCGAGCAGCAGTCGCAGTTGATCGTCCTGCAGCAGCAGTTCGAAGCAGCGGAGCAGGCACTCACGGCCCTGGAAGCCACCGCTCCAGCCGACGTGCCCACGCAAAAAGACCCCGCACTCAAGCGCGCGAAAATCCAGTTGGCCATGCGGCGCGCCGACTTGAAAAAAGCTCAGGACCTGCAGGCTGACGAGCAGCAACTGGCCGCCTTGAGCGCTGCGCTGTCCAGCGCGGAGCAAGCCTTGCATGATGCCGAGGCTGACAGCGAGCAGCCCAGGCCAGATCTGCAGCGCGTAGAAAAACGCCCCATCGACGCCGGACTGCGTCAGCTGAAAACTGCATTGGCCTACGCCCGGGCCGAGGTCAGCAAATTACAACGCCAAACGGACGCCAGTACGGACCAATTGAAAGCCGCACAACATAAGCAGGAGGAGGCGCAGCGCCAGGTGGACGTCTACACCGGCGCTTGA